One Sander vitreus isolate 19-12246 chromosome 22, sanVit1, whole genome shotgun sequence DNA segment encodes these proteins:
- the LOC144537190 gene encoding zinc fingers and homeoboxes protein 2-like, translating to MSSRRKSSTPCMVRVVSDVPEEQDDPEEVMDMEISADNDATEKEQSEKSQDPQQEHSENPDQQTMENQNPEPLEQEERSGDTNQPSVIEDVEATEEKDKNREGVESDPASQKQQPRGYECKYCPFSTQNLNEFKDHVDSSHPNVILNPLYLCAVCNFNTKKFDSLTEHNESQHPGETNFKFKRIKVNNRTILEQTIEGKDNSVECDVTSEQGEMVPPCISTTVKTPGNTQSLYQGSELKSKRDGLIQKNQITAVNINGTVIIPEPTILQGLSHVTPLLQRPPNFNSVPKIAVPLNTTKYNPSLDDNLTLITSFSKFPYPTHAELSWLTAASKHPEDQIKVWFTTQRLKQGITWSPEEVEEARKKMFNGSIPPAHHTFTVLPNNPISQPSAKSSQQSFVHTTVGHASYIRTSASNGLSVVATTNSPAGAAIGSISSLKRSLPTHLTTVFGPESKRPIMAVAPHSGDAKDRGLMAPPPPPPPKDRLPMAPPPVPMETKRPVAVPLVTTELKRLCATVPLMPPPSSPLSPSSLSKGKVLSTLGNPKTKPVVSLPSIVFPESLTRPLIVPPPIFAPPFKNTLLFPLNSPITSKEKHPNTHALSAADLKLTNSPPLNTPHIRRPTIIQSIRAPAKAPSQIPGFPLDSKKLKEQQRVEVKASYPRGDKVLTPLAEANGTSRRDGKRSHNQTSLAHNNGVMHLDGSELPAVLKTDFQQKSLVLTQFPLLERMKGKTAEQLKILEENFLRNSFPTLSDVDNLAGTTRLSHQEIDSWFVERRALRDNLEQALLNSMGTKRMDSSDVAAITKKRLHQQQQQHQTLQLNGIHKPSTGVGHLKSLLPPSSTLPIIAPSIPNPNSCSVPPDSRSLALLKDNFAQTRWPSPEEFSQLEGRTGRAELARWFNDSRLQSGSMELTELFHNNGVNGGQGLPVCSPKIAPPSILQRCQEGALTNNNTNSSKVLEVELGWLMEQRANSLSSQQHDEIQDRFAGRLAQQNMAELKNGGHKGGVVVGGARGVFGSWLEDGHSKRGRELLLDRDRKLTEDTSGRLTG from the exons ATGTCCAGTCGAAGAAAGTCCTCCACCCCCTGCATGGTCCGGGTCGTCAGCGACGTTCCTGAAGAGCAAGATGACCCAGAGGAGGTAATGGACATGGAAATATCGGCGGACAACGATGCGACAGAAAAAGAACAATCAGAAAAGAGTCAAGACCCCCAGCAGGAGCATTCAGAGAATCCAGACCAGCAGACAATGGAAAATCAGAATCCTGAGCCATTAGAACAAGAGGAGCGGTCCGGTGACACAAACCAACCTTCTGTCATTGAAGATGTCGAAGCCACAGAGGAGAAGGACAAGAACAGGGAAGGGGTTGAATCTGACCCAGCGTCCCAGAAACAGCAGCCCAGAGGCTACGAGTGCAAATACTGCCCGTTTTCAACGCAGAACCTGAATGAATTTAAAGACCATGTGGATTCCAGCCACCCTAACGTCATTCTGAATCCGTTGTACCTCTGCGCGGTCTGCAACTTCAACACCAAGAAGTTTGATTCGCTCACAGAGCACAACGAGAGCCAGCACCCGGGCGAGACAAACTTCAAGTTCAAGAGGATAAAAGTGAACAATCGGACTATCTTGGAGCAGACAATCGAAGGCAAGGACAATTCAGTCGAATGCGACGTGACGAGTGAACAGGGTGAAATGGTTCCGCCTTGCATATCAACCACAGTGAAAACCCCGGGCAATACCCAGTCGCTCTATCAAGGGAGCGAACTGAAAAGCAAGCGGGACGGTCTGATCCAGAAGAATCAAATCACAGCAGTGAACATCAACGGAACAGTCATCATCCCTGAACCAACCATCCTCCAAGGGCTCTCGCATGTCACCCCGTTGCTCCAACGCCCGCCTAACTTTAACTCTGTACCAAAAATAGCTGTTCCCTTGAACACCACCAAATATAACCCTTCTTTAGATGACAACTTGACGTTGATCACCTCCTTTAGCAAGTTCCCGTACCCGACACATGCTGAGCTGTCGTGGCTGACGGCTGCCTCCAAGCACCCAGAGGACCAGATCAAAGTCTGGTTCACCACCCAGCGGCTTAAGCAAGGCATCACCTGGTCCCCAGAGGAGGTGGAAGAAGCCAGGAAGAAGATGTTCAATGGCTCCATCCCTCCTGCACATCACACGTTCACCGTCCTGCCTAACAACCCCATCTCGCAACCGTCTGCCAAATCCTCCCAGCAGTCCTTTGTCCACACTACAGTCGGGCATGCAAGTTACATCCGGACATCCGCGTCTAATGGGTTAAGTGTAGTCGCCACCACAAACTCTCCAGCTGGAGCTGCAATTGGCTCCATCTCATCCCTTAAACGATCCCTGCCAACACACCTGACGACAGTGTTCGGCCCGGAGTCTAAGCGGCCCATCATGGCAGTCGCCCCTCATTCTGGCGACGCTAAAGACAGGGGCCTCATGGCTCctccgccccctcctcccccgaAAGACCGCCTCCCAATGGCTCCACCTCCTGTTCCCATGGAGACAAAGAGACCTGTAGCAGTTCCTCTGGTGACCACAGAGCTGAAGAGGCTATGCGCTACTGTGCCTTTAATGCCGCCGCCATCATCGCCGTTATCACCATCTTCGTTGTCCAAAGGGAAGGTTCTCTCAACGTTAGGAAACCCCAAAACAAAGCCGGTTGTGTCGCTGCCCTCCATAGTCTTTCCAGAGTCTTTAACAAGGCCACTGATAGTTCCCCCGCCTATTTTTGCCCCGCCATTTAAAAACACGTTACTTTTTCCTCTTAATTCGCCAATCACTTCCAAAGAAAAGCACCCGAATACCCACGCTTTGTCAGCTGCTGATCTGAAGCTGACAAACTCCCCACCACTTAACACCCCACACATAAGGAGGCCAACCATTATCCAGTCCATTCGTGCTCCGGCTAAAGCCCCATCCCAGATTCCAGGGTTTCCGTTGGATAGCAAGAAACTAAAAGAGCAGCAGCGAGTGGAGGTGAAAGCCAGCTACCCCAGAGGAGATAAGGTGCTCACTCCTCTAGCAGAGGCCAACGGGACATCTCGCAGGGACGGAAAACGGTCCCACAATCAAACCTCTCTTGCTCACAACAATGGGGTCATGCATTTGGATGGCAGCGAGCTGCCAGCAGTGCTGAAAACAGACTTTCAGCAAAAGTCCTTGGTGCTTACTCAATTCCCCTTGCTGGAGAGGATGAAAGGAAAGACGGCTGAACAGCTAAAGATCTTGGAGGAGAACTTCTTGAGGAACAGCTTCCCTACACTCAGCGATGTGGACAATCTGGCCGGCACCACCCGCTTGTCCCACCAGGAAATCGACAGCTGGTTTGTGGAGCGCCGAGCACTGCGCGACAACCTGGAACAGGCCCTTCTCAACTCCATGGGCACTAAGAGGATGGACTCCAGTGATGTCGCTGCCATCACCAAGAAACGACTAcatcagcagcaacagcaacaccAAACTCTACAGCTGAATGGGATTCACAAACCAAGCACTGGTGTCGGCCATCTCAAAAGCCTTCTTCCACCCTCTTCCACCCTCCCCATCATTGCCCCCTCTATCCCCAACCCAAATTCCTGCTCAGTGCCTCCAGACAGCCGATCCCTGGCACTCCTCAAGGACAATTTTGCTCAAACGCGGTGGCCTTCCCCTGAGGAGTTCAGCCAACTGGAAGGTCGGACGGGACGCGCCGAACTCGCCCGCTGGTTCAACGACAGTCGGCTGCAGAGCGGCAGCATGGAGCTGACAGAACTTTTTCACAACAATGGCGTGAACGGAGGGCAGGGGCTGCCTGTGTGCTCCCCCAAAATCGCTCCCCCCAGCATCCTCCAGCGCTGTCAGGAAGGAGCCCTAACAAACAACAACACCAACAGCAGTAAGGTGTTGGAGGTTGAGTTGGGCTGGCTAATGGAGCAGCGCGCTAACAGCCTCAGCAGTCAACAGCATGATGAGATCCAAGACCGGTTTGCTGGCAG ACTGGCGCAGCAGAACATGGCGGAGTTGAAGAACGGCGGACACAAGGGGGGAGTCGTGGTGGGAGGAGCGCGGGGGGTGTTCGGCAGCTGGCTGGAGGACGGACACTCGAAGAGAGGACGGGAGCTGCTCCTGGACAGAGACAGGAAGCTAACGGAGGACACGTCTGGGAGGCTGACTGGATAA